Genomic segment of Mercurialis annua linkage group LG6, ddMerAnnu1.2, whole genome shotgun sequence:
GATCGAGCATGTCTTCTTTGGGATGCGCTATGTGATCAACTGATCCTGCTTGGTTGCCTGAGTAGGTCCTTGGAGGGATAAATAGTATCTGATCGGTCGATCCTGCTCGATTGTCCGAGTAGGTCCTTCGTGAGATAAATGGTATATGCTCGGTCGATCCTGCTCGGTTGCTTAGCTCGGTGTTCTGGTGATGTGTTTATCTCGGATGTCTCGTGGTATGATTGTCTTAGTTATCTTGTGATGTTACTGACTTGATTGTTCTGTGGCTGTCTTGGTTCTCTTGGTTCTTTGAGAGTGGGGATAGGCTTTTTGATTCCTTTTTGAGATTGTTTCATCTGTCTTGTTATCATCTATTAAGATGGCGACTTTAATTGTTGCAAAATTCAATCACTTGCCcctcaaaaattaatattttcatctctaaaaataaaattaatatatttttaaattagattaaatttgaTCTAAACcaattaaaagaaaatgatttttaaatctagatcaaaattggtttgagaaaattatattcaaaacaaaaatccaaaaattataaacaaaacttAAGAGATGGGGAAGTGatcgttgataaaaaaaaagaccaAAAACCACTTCtcaaataaataagaatataaaaaaacttattaaaatttgaaaagtttatcaaaaaagagagagacagctggattttaattttttttcacataATATTCGTTTAAACACATCAATTTCAAGGGAAAAGGTGGAAAATGACCTTAATGTATAACCCGTGTGTTTTGCAAGTACCTCATATATTTCGAATTTCAAAAACGACACTAACGTCTTAAAAATGCATgaaaaaacacacaaaaaagCTGAACTCCAtttatatttctatttaaaaCCATCtaatttttgtgttattttatgCATTTTAAAGACGTTAgggtaattttaaaattaaaaatctataaGGTGCTTACAAGAGACGTGTATTATACATTAGGGTTATTTTTGCACTTTCTCCCTTATTTAAAAGATGCACATGTTAGATGAGCACAAAGAATCAGTTCAAATCCAGGACCAGTGTCTGATGACTGAACTATGAATTGCAAGTTGTTTATGTCGACACAATATTATAATGATGgattaggattttaatttagtttaatacAAAATGAATAAGCTCCACTTGTTATTAGGCTAATAGAGACAACGAGTCTAGATGACTTgtttatcaattaattataaCTACTCCAACTTCTGACTGGCAACCActaacttattattttaatcagTAGAGCAATCATGTCAAGTTTCAATAATTGATGCTCTGATTTCTCTTTTTAGTAGCATGGTGTGCCATTGAAATGAGTTTGTTGATGATAATATGATTAAAAAAAGCCCTATGTTGGAGAATTGATGCCCATGCCAATTGCATAATGAGGAAAGCAATTGCTATCATagcttttgtaatgtttaacatgaatttaatttagaaaaaacgGTCATTTATACCCCTAATGTTTTTTTACAAGATCAAATAAGTTTCTAAAGTCcggaaaaattcaaatatgctcctaatatcttaaaaagtgaacaatcaaTCCTTAATTTTGACTCATAAATGAGACGTTGAGGGCctgattgttcactttttaagatgttaggtgcatatttgaacatttttagaTATTGAGAGCTTATTTGATTTTCAAGTCAAACTTTAGAtaaatgactttttttttattatgtaggACTGtgaatctttatttattatgtGATGCTTCTGCGTGACCTTTTTAAATGTGATCATTGttaaatatcatataaattgGTGATAATAAAAACTActtcctccgtcccaaattgataggcactatttttattttccttgtcccaaattataggcattAGATATTTACTTTACTAAGTAGTTCTCTAATataccctcattaattatagaGAATATATTGGAAAGACAACAAAATTcacaaaagataaaaattacaaCTACATTAAATAAGGACAAACATGACATTTTCTTATGtattaactcattttatatTGAGAATTTAACTTTCTTAATAACCATGTTTGTCCTAAACtacctatcaatttgggacggagggaataATTGTATTATAATGATTGATAATCACGCCCATAACGCCACATGTCACTTAATTATCACATAGTAAATAGATGTTTTACAATCATAAGTGGTGACCAAATTGGTAGTATCAAAACTGCTCCTTTGATCTCTTCTATTACAAGCATACCAAAGAGGCATTGGATTCTTTTGGATTAGGCCTTTTTCTGTTTTTAACCTAAGAAATGGACCTtttggaaggaaaaaaaaaacagcaagGTTCAGTTTTTACCTTTTGAGAATTAAGAGTGTTTTGTCATCATTCTAGTTCTAAGGCATGTCTCACTTTGGTTGGCAAATTTAGGTAAAGTAAATTCGGCAAACGAGTCGAGACTTTTGTGGGCAGACTACTCTAATTACATCCCTTCAACAAAACACACCTCTAAGGAAGAAAaatgggttaaatgcaaattacCTCAACTTTTAGTATATGTtgcataaattttaaatcttgACAATATTTAacacaaattattattttttacaattcGGAGGCCGgactatttttttatgaaaaatgttaatgtatatttttttcataaaacacgttaaaatttataattttttataatcgACAATTTAGCAATAAggataaaaattgaattaatgaaGGATTGCTTACTTACAATCAATACCATTTCCTCATAATGCTATATTACTAAAAAACGAAAAATCTTGAAACTGAAGACggtaaaatagttttttttttacaagaatatgaTATAAACAGAAATTTTGGTGTTCtgataacatttttatttatgaataaaaatgaaACGCCAAAACGTAAAAATCGGTAATTTCCCTTGCAGCAATCTTGATTTATACTTTGAACAAAAACCAAAAATTATGTTCCAAAAAGATCATTATCACTGGCATTTGGCACCACCTAACCTCCCTTATGCGTCTTGTTTCCGTTTGTCTCTGTTAAAAAAAGAATTTCCGATGAATCAAGATTAATATGAGCCATTTGTTTAAAGTATAGCAAGTGGCGTAATTAACACCATCCAAAGGCATCATTTCAAGACAAAGATATATGTTGCTGTCGTGACTCATTCCTCTCCTATTGATTCATATTGCCATTTCTTAATCACCTCTACTAATATCTCATTCCAAGTATCTATAGGCCCCGGCAAACACCAATGCACACAATCATTCTGCACACGCTCACCGATACCGTTCGCAAACGGAAACGGATACATATAAGGTCCGGGGTGACCGTCGGGCCGCAGCAACGACAACTTGGTCACATCTAATGCCTCAAATCTCACCTTATCAAATTGCAAAGCATTCATCTTTGCAACCTCAACTTCTTCAAGTTCAATTTTCCTCATTTCCGCATCCATTCCTTCGAGCAATCTCTCTTCCTCATTATACGGCTTAGTTTTCGGACAAGCACCGAATTTATCCCAATCACCTTCGAAATGTGAAGGCGAAAAAGTAGTAACAATTACATCAATGCCCTTACCCCCTCTCCTTTCTGTTATAGTCTTAAGTGTAGTCTTTAAAGCCTTCCTTAATATATCATAAAACTCAACCTCAGTGTGATTCAAACCAGGACAGTAATGACAACCCAAAACAGAACCACCCTCATAATAAACCGCTGGATGCAAAAACCAATGACCAACCGATaaaacaatcaaatcaaaccctTCTAAATCACCTCCCCATCTCTCATCAACTTGGTCTAAATACAACTTATTATGATTCGGACCAGAACTAGACTTCTCCACACCTTGAACAAGAAAAGGTGACCAATACACAGAAACAGTCACATTATGAGAATCAAAATACCATCTCCTAAACTTATTATCTTCACCATTAGTATAAACAAGATTAAGATCAGAAACAGTTGACAACATGCAGAGCAGTGACTCTAATTGGTTCCTAGCCATGGAATCACCAATAAAAGCTAAGTGCTTATTACGAAACAGATTAAGAAACTGGTTAGGTTCGAACCTTGGGAGATTACATGTTCTTGGTCTCCATCTCCAGTAAAGATAGCCCGTATCAGGTCTGCCATGAGCAATACAGTTCTGAGCTTGTTTAATGGTGGTTCCACAGGCTGTGGTGTTATACAAAGGTCCTCTGTCTTCATGCACCCAGTTGCCATTACTGTAGTCACATGGATATTCAGAAGCTTTTTCCAGTTCTGCAATGAGAAAACAACAGTAACTATAAGCATTAATTATAGCAGCTcgagctcaaatggtataaacgctgaACAGCAATCTGCTAGGTCgtggataaaaaaaattaaggagtAGTGTAGGGTACCTGAAGTAGAAGGTGACAGAGATAAGGAAGGTGGTGAAGAGGAGATGAGGAGTGGGTGATAATATAGACGAAGCAAAACACAAGCTATAATTGTATAAAAAGTCCATGGAAGAAATTTCTTGGTGAGGGAGTGGTCTTTTGTTGGACTTAAGGTGGGCATTTTTGTAGCTTGATGTCGTCGGAGATGGCTGCACggagtggtggtggtggtggtggtggtggtggtggtggtggtagtGGTGGAAGAGGAGTTgagctttttatttttcttttgagtGGAGTGATGGAGTCAAAGGCTCATTGAGAATCCCATTATCCCTGTGTCTTGGCCAActaattttttcctttttttatttctttagcAGAGCCGTgacttgttttttatttttgaagtttaatttatttaaatttcgaACAGCGATTTGTCTGTTTTCTGTATTGCATAAAGATAATTTACTTTTGGGTAAAAGATAAATTTGGTCCTTAAACTTATAACTCAGTACCAAATAATTcactttcaaaaattaaaaataatgtttttcatttttggtCTATTAAGTATAATATGAACAAggaaaaaggtgcaaaaatgaccctcatACATACCCCGTGTCTTTTGTTGTCACCTCATGTTTTTCGAATCTCAATATGATcctaatattatgaaaaaatatcaaaaaaaatggaCGACGTTAAACATAAATGTGTACTGCATTAAACGGAAATATTTTCGGAAAGGTCAATTTCGATACTTTTTCAAAATGTTAAAGTCATTTTTGAGATTCCAAATGAAATGCCAATATGACACGCGGGCTATACATTAGGATCATTTCTGCACCTTTCCCATATGAACACGGTGAACAAGTTTTATAGTTAAAgtgatttaaattttcttaaCTGCCCCCAACAATTGAGAATATTACTATTAGAAAACTACAAATTAACAATGGATCACAAATTCGTCGCTTAATCTGTAATTAGCAACAGATTTATATGTCGCTAATTTGGTGGGAAATGAGGTGCCAAAAGTTACCAACATATTTTTAGCGATGATTAGTCGCTGTTTTGGCGAGAAACGAAATGCAGACAATAAACATTTGTGGCCAACCCGCTTTTCTTTCGGTCAGCAATCTCACTCTTATGATAACAGAACATGTGTCAACTAAGCGACGAAAATAAAAGAAGCGTCAAAAAATTAGGGCGAAAAATGACGACGACTTGTTGTGTTTGTCGCTGATTAGcgctaattataaaaaaatatttattaaaataattatttaaaaatattagcaaaaagtattaacaaaaatattttaaaaaaaaataattattttaaagtacAAGAGTAATTATTTGTTCTTTATTGTTAtaagttaaatataatatatatatatatatatatatatatatatatatatatatatatatatatatatatatataacgatAATTTGAGTTGGTTAAGATATAGTTAAGTGTTTGGGAACTTCATAGTTAAACGGACCTTTTGTGGGAGCAATGGCAGGATGAATGacctacaaaaaaaattacaaaaatcttaaaaatggtttatgaaaatattaaaaacgatAGTAATAGTTAATTTAGTGACAGAAAGATCTGTCGCTAAAGGACAATTTTTTAGTAGTATATTGTCCCTGTTCAATAGTTAACCGTGAGTTATTtaacgaacaaaggatcaattcaccccctcatttggcacaaaatatcataaaaattattttggatGGTTTTGGATCAAATAGACCCGCAACTTGGTAAAATCGAACAAATTGCACCCTCCCTCAAAGAGTGTAATACACCCTCTGCTTTTGAAggacaaaaaattcaaaatagtactcaatattatttttagtttctgATTTAAtgcttaataatttttaaactttaatttaccccttgtattttaaaactttaaaaatcaatttatttttaaactaaagCTGAGAGACTTTTTAATCCCTTttcttcttataattttttttacgcCACCCTACCCCTCGCCGGAAAACTgaggagcaacagctcctcCTCGAAAAAAAATGAGGAGCTCTGCTCCTCTTTTTTAAAGGAACTGTTGCTCCTCGTTTTGGAGGAGCAGATTTGACGGCGGTGTTTTGGGCGGAGGTGGTGGAAGGTAgaatggaagaagaagaagaaagaggttaattttttaaaattagtgtttaaattaaaattttaatcagtATTAATTAGGATTCATTAtgattaatttgtttaattaagaaatttatttttcttttttgtgtcAGAAGGGTGAAAATTGATCGGTTTTGCTAAGTTGCGGGTTAAATTGTACCAAAAGtctttaaaatgatttatttgatatttcgtaaCAAATTGAGGTGGTGAATTGATTCTTTGTTCGTTATTTAACCTTGAGTGACAAATTCAAAAACCAAATGAGTCATTTATTGAATAACTCAAGTTTTGTAGAATTATGGATTTCaggattattaaaatatatctcGTATTAGATATATTATGgatttcatttattatttgtaAGATGATATGCGAATAATATCGTTCATTTTCTACCCATATATTTCGTTATATATAAGGTCATCAGAagtcatttgatttttttaaaatattatatgggTAATAATTTGATATAATAATTATCAGTTGATCATTTAGAAAAATGTATGCTccattaacttaattttaaaatctttaaagATATAGATCCAATAAATAAATTGAGTGTTGGTAGCATCAGCTTTTATAAATGGATAAAAGAATGGGATATAGAGACATTTCAAGATTATCATCATTTGTATCCATAACCCCATTACTGATTTTCACATGTCTTTCAATGAATGAACCATTTTgctcataaaataaatttgcattCATGAAATAATAGAACCAGCACAACACTTGCCATCTTTTCTTCATCAAACATGGCCGGTGATGATGACAATGAAGAACATTGGATTTCTATTTTAACAAATAGCTACTCCATATAACTGTGAACTTTATATTTCCAcatacttaaaaaaatattttaaatattttaaatttatatcatttttttaatattcttattaatttattttcttaaaataataGCTAAAATAATAGCaacaaataaactttttaaataaaaataatataaaaatattaatttaaaagattatgatttattaaaaaataaaaacattttaaaaaggaATAAACACAatcaattatattaaaaaagaaGGAGTCTTGATTTTGTATGGTTATTCTCAGTGGCGTAGctagaaatcaaaattaaaaaggatcattttttttaatatatttagaatttattaaaattaaaagggttAACATGAAAGATATTTCTAAATGACATGAtacattttacaaaaattatttaaaaatttatatatattttttaaaaattaagggaGCAAAATCCCCCTTTAACCATCAAATATTCAAATGGCTACACCACTAGTTACTACGACATCTGAAGTTCTTGCTTCGGTTAGCtattgaataaaatttataagacgataatttttttttctttttaaaattattttgtttcaacATTTAAATCTGAAGTCTTAAGTTGAAGGTTAATTAGCACATGAAAAATGAGGAAAATTATACAATACAATTGTTGATGTTTTCAACAAATTAATAATGCAACCAATGAGATATAACCAAATGGTATAAGTGTTGAGCAGTAAACTATTAGGTCGTGGGTTAGATTCCTTCCATAAGCGCTTCTCCTttcctaattataaaaaaaatacaaattaattatacattagctatataattttttcttataattaaaaaaaaagcgtTTATGGAAGAAATCAGattacataaaatattaaatactaGCACAAATATTTATTGGTTTATCATGAAAATAGCAGTCATTCGCGTCCGGGAGCAACATATATTGGGTCCAAAATGTGATGCATGCGAGAAACACATAATGCTACGAGAAGGCCTCTTACCTAAAAAGGAATAATTCCTTTTGAAACATAAGCTACTATAGTCAACAAGCAACACTCCATGCTTTCAAATCCAGTCTAATCATTCTTTTAAGTCATCAAATTTTATtgaatcaaatataaatcaattatattttatagaaaaattaaaaaaaatcgagaACTAAATCCAAAGACCTGACATACAAGAAATAACATATGatctgattcgcagatctatttacgaaaataaaaaagaaattatctAACCGTTTTGTTAATAAACGCAGTTTTTGATCAAATTTTTCTATCACCCGCAAACtgatttctaaaataaaaactacGGATATAGCCACTACCTAGAAAAACTCTTCATAAAAGAGGAATAACCAATCTTTCACAGAAAAATGACAACAAATCTTTCACACagaaatgacaaaaaaatttataaaacaaacaaacattgaAATATATAGAAAAACTATTATAACCAATAAATGATTtcctttttttgttaattttttttcaattaatcgTTGATTCttggtttaaaaaaattgaattggacTTGCGCTCGTCGATAAATGTCAAtccacaaaaaaaataaaaaaaattaactatctattatattttatgaaattaaaataaaataaaataagtgatGACTATTGTTAATAGTAAGAAAAAATCATTAACGGCAggcgaaaaaatttaaaagaaaactataaacgattagattttttttatagaggTAGCTTACACATGTATACTTTGTGCATTGCGCCAAACATAATTATCCTTTTGTGCCACAAACATAagttactttatttaataaataaattatctattttatacacctcaaatataaataattttattatttatatttgaataataaatttaaaataatattttatttattttcatttacttAATACTAAAAGAATGGAAAgctaaactatttttattttattttagatatcTAAAACATTGatgattagaaaaaaaattgagtttgaaatttaaatcggCTCGTTACTGTACTTTTTGAACGGTGTAAATGGCTTTGTACTTTTTTTGCTTCTCTttcagttttttcttttttcttttaaccaGAAGTTTTGTCTCTcttattttaagaaattatatttgactaataaatcttttaattcttttaattttaacaattaataaatgatcCTTGCCATACATCAATAGTTTTAGCGTTATAGTCttgttttctattttatatggattttttttctccatttaaagtttttataaaAGATTATTCAAAAATCTTACTCAGTTAATGGATCAGTTAATTT
This window contains:
- the LOC126686458 gene encoding xyloglucan O-acetyltransferase 1 produces the protein MPTLSPTKDHSLTKKFLPWTFYTIIACVLLRLYYHPLLISSSPPSLSLSPSTSELEKASEYPCDYSNGNWVHEDRGPLYNTTACGTTIKQAQNCIAHGRPDTGYLYWRWRPRTCNLPRFEPNQFLNLFRNKHLAFIGDSMARNQLESLLCMLSTVSDLNLVYTNGEDNKFRRWYFDSHNVTVSVYWSPFLVQGVEKSSSGPNHNKLYLDQVDERWGGDLEGFDLIVLSVGHWFLHPAVYYEGGSVLGCHYCPGLNHTEVEFYDILRKALKTTLKTITERRGGKGIDVIVTTFSPSHFEGDWDKFGACPKTKPYNEEERLLEGMDAEMRKIELEEVEVAKMNALQFDKVRFEALDVTKLSLLRPDGHPGPYMYPFPFANGIGERVQNDCVHWCLPGPIDTWNEILVEVIKKWQYESIGEE